A single genomic interval of Adhaeribacter pallidiroseus harbors:
- the trmB gene encoding tRNA (guanosine(46)-N7)-methyltransferase TrmB, which translates to MARSKLAKFKEIAESDLVLEAGKPLFENIKGKWHESYFQNDYPIILEIGCGKGDYTIGMANLFPNKNFIGVDIKGSRIWKGSCLAQEQGLTNVAFLRNFIELLPEQFAPGEISEIWITFPDPRPRKGEEKKRLTSTRFLDIYESLLKPSSLIHFKTDDLALFEFTLDLLKMREAKNLRYTFDLYASDLQQNTLGIQTTYEKRFLAEGQTIKYLQYTR; encoded by the coding sequence ATGGCTCGATCGAAATTAGCAAAGTTTAAAGAAATCGCGGAGAGCGATCTGGTTCTGGAAGCAGGAAAACCACTTTTTGAAAATATAAAAGGCAAGTGGCACGAAAGCTACTTTCAAAATGATTACCCAATTATTTTAGAAATTGGGTGTGGCAAAGGCGATTATACCATTGGCATGGCCAATTTATTTCCGAATAAAAATTTCATCGGGGTCGATATTAAAGGATCCCGGATATGGAAAGGAAGTTGCCTGGCGCAGGAGCAAGGCCTCACCAACGTGGCCTTTCTGCGCAATTTTATTGAGTTATTACCAGAGCAATTTGCCCCCGGCGAGATTAGCGAAATCTGGATTACATTTCCCGATCCCCGGCCGCGGAAAGGCGAAGAAAAAAAGCGTTTAACCTCCACCCGGTTTTTAGATATTTATGAATCTTTGTTGAAACCAAGCAGTCTCATTCATTTTAAAACCGATGATTTAGCTTTATTCGAGTTTACTCTAGACTTGCTCAAAATGCGGGAAGCGAAAAACCTGCGGTACACATTTGATTTATACGCCTCTGACTTACAGCAAAATACTTTGGGTATTCAAACCACCTATGAAAAACGGTTTTTAGCAGAAGGCCAAACAATCAAGTATTTACAATATACACGATAG
- a CDS encoding MotA/TolQ/ExbB proton channel family protein produces MTSFLLQITTTAPDSLNSVAAATTTDPELSLIDLLFKGGWVMIPILILSLISIYIMAERYVAIKRASQNPESFMNQVKGLILRHDLQGALLLCSQTRTPIARMIEKGIKRIGQPLKDIETSIENVGKLEVTKLEKNISILGIIAGIAPMLGFIGTIIGVIKIFYAISASGDFGIAQISGGLYTKMVTSAAGLIVGIIAHVGYHYLSLMVDRVVFKMENNAIEFTDLLQEN; encoded by the coding sequence ATGACTTCTTTTCTCTTACAAATTACCACTACTGCTCCCGATTCTTTAAATTCTGTAGCCGCCGCTACCACCACGGACCCTGAATTATCACTTATCGACCTTCTTTTTAAAGGTGGTTGGGTTATGATACCCATTTTAATACTCTCCCTTATTTCTATTTATATAATGGCAGAACGATACGTGGCCATTAAGCGGGCCTCGCAAAATCCCGAATCTTTTATGAACCAGGTTAAAGGATTGATTTTGCGCCATGATTTGCAAGGGGCACTGTTGCTTTGTAGTCAAACCCGTACCCCCATAGCCCGCATGATCGAAAAAGGAATTAAGCGGATTGGTCAACCCCTGAAAGACATTGAAACCTCGATTGAAAACGTGGGCAAATTAGAGGTAACTAAATTAGAGAAAAACATCAGCATTTTAGGCATTATTGCGGGTATTGCGCCTATGCTGGGCTTTATCGGAACCATTATCGGGGTAATTAAAATATTTTACGCTATCTCGGCTTCCGGTGATTTTGGAATTGCTCAGATTTCGGGTGGTTTATATACCAAAATGGTTACTTCGGCAGCTGGTTTAATTGTGGGTATTATTGCGCACGTGGGTTATCATTACTTAAGCTTAATGGTAGATCGGGTAGTTTTTAAAATGGAAAATAACGCTATTGAATTTACCGATCTGTTACAGGAGAACTAA
- the mnmA gene encoding tRNA 2-thiouridine(34) synthase MnmA: MSKLGRVLVAMSGGIDSSVAAVMLHEQGYEVVGMTMKTWDYASAGGSKKETGCCSLDSINDARNIAVSLGFPHYIIDIREEFGDYVINHFTDEYLAGRTPNPCVLCNTHIKWDSLLRRADKLGCDFIATGHYAKIRQKNERFVISKGLDENKDQSYALWGISQASLSRTIFPLGDLRKTEIREMAVERGFLELVQKPESYEICFIPDNDYRGFLKRRVPALQSEVAGGEFVLEDGTVVGKHEGYPFYTIGQRKGLGIALGFPAYVTKIEKDNNRVILGNYDDLAKNAMRVGKLTLSKYPDLIDKPTPSITKVRYNDSGTDAIITQVGDKMEVQFNRGVHAIAPGQAAVFYEGNDVIGGGWIEASYNL; the protein is encoded by the coding sequence ATGAGTAAATTAGGTAGGGTTCTAGTAGCTATGAGTGGCGGCATCGATTCTTCGGTGGCTGCGGTAATGCTGCACGAGCAAGGGTACGAAGTAGTAGGCATGACCATGAAAACCTGGGATTATGCTTCGGCTGGTGGTAGTAAAAAAGAAACGGGTTGCTGCAGCCTCGATTCCATAAATGATGCCCGTAACATTGCCGTATCTTTAGGTTTTCCGCATTATATTATTGATATCCGGGAAGAATTTGGCGATTACGTGATCAATCATTTTACCGATGAATACCTGGCCGGACGTACGCCCAACCCATGCGTTTTATGCAATACCCATATAAAATGGGATTCACTTTTACGCCGGGCGGATAAGCTGGGCTGCGATTTTATTGCCACGGGGCATTACGCCAAAATCCGGCAGAAGAACGAGCGTTTTGTTATTTCAAAAGGTCTGGACGAAAATAAAGATCAATCGTATGCTTTGTGGGGTATTTCGCAAGCCAGCCTCAGCCGGACTATATTTCCTTTGGGTGATTTACGAAAAACAGAAATTCGGGAAATGGCGGTGGAAAGAGGATTTTTAGAATTAGTGCAAAAACCGGAGTCTTACGAAATTTGTTTTATTCCGGACAATGATTACCGGGGTTTCTTGAAAAGGCGGGTGCCCGCTTTACAAAGCGAAGTAGCCGGCGGGGAGTTTGTACTGGAAGATGGTACCGTAGTAGGCAAACACGAAGGCTATCCGTTTTACACTATCGGGCAACGGAAAGGTTTAGGTATTGCTTTAGGTTTCCCGGCCTATGTAACTAAAATTGAGAAGGATAATAATAGGGTTATTTTGGGTAATTACGATGATTTAGCTAAAAACGCCATGCGCGTAGGAAAATTAACTTTAAGTAAATACCCTGACCTAATAGATAAACCTACTCCGTCTATCACCAAAGTTCGTTACAACGATTCCGGCACCGACGCCATTATTACGCAGGTAGGAGATAAAATGGAAGTACAATTTAACCGCGGGGTACACGCTATTGCTCCCGGCCAAGCCGCGGTATTTTACGAAGGCAACGATGTAATCGGCGGTGGCTGGATCGAAGCCAGCTATAATCTTTAA
- a CDS encoding bifunctional folylpolyglutamate synthase/dihydrofolate synthase yields the protein MTYSECLSYLYQHLPMFHRVGNIAFNKGLQNTEDLCFALGNPQQNFKSVHVAGTNGKGSSSNMLAAVLQQAGYKTGLYTSPHLKDFTERIKIDGQDIPQKYVVTFVEKHQNLFAQVKPSFFEMTVALAFQYFAVEKVDIAIIEVGLGGRLDSTNIITPLASLITNISLDHQSLLGNDLPSIAAEKAGIIKPLVPAVVSKTQPEISQVFRSKAAETKSPLLFADQLYTITFLEKNLKNQFFRVEKGNKILFEKMAIDLMGNYQRYNLPGVLAIVDILRDQGYLISDNDLLSGLARVQKLTGFKGRWQILQENPLVICDTGHNIDGIKQVVEQLQATTQNNQVHFVFGAVQDKDVSEILKLLPAEYQYYFCQAQIPRALPVDELIKLADAAGLSGESFATVPDAVQAAKRNASQEDIVFIGGSTFVVAEIEEL from the coding sequence ATGACCTATTCGGAATGTCTTTCTTATTTGTACCAGCACTTGCCGATGTTTCACCGCGTCGGCAATATTGCTTTTAATAAAGGCTTGCAAAATACTGAAGATCTATGTTTTGCTTTGGGTAATCCGCAGCAAAACTTTAAGTCGGTGCATGTAGCGGGAACTAACGGTAAGGGCAGTTCTTCTAATATGCTGGCTGCGGTTTTGCAGCAAGCTGGTTACAAAACCGGGTTGTATACTTCACCGCATTTAAAAGATTTTACCGAACGAATTAAAATAGATGGCCAGGATATTCCACAAAAATACGTCGTTACTTTCGTAGAAAAGCACCAGAATTTATTTGCTCAGGTGAAACCTTCTTTTTTTGAAATGACCGTTGCCTTAGCTTTTCAATATTTTGCCGTTGAAAAAGTAGATATAGCCATCATAGAAGTTGGGCTAGGAGGCAGGTTAGATTCTACCAATATCATTACACCGCTCGCTTCCTTAATAACCAACATTAGCCTGGATCACCAAAGTTTGCTGGGGAATGATTTGCCGAGCATTGCTGCGGAAAAAGCGGGCATCATTAAGCCTTTAGTACCTGCCGTAGTTAGTAAAACGCAACCCGAGATAAGCCAGGTTTTCAGATCTAAAGCAGCCGAAACAAAATCGCCATTACTATTTGCCGATCAGCTATACACTATTACCTTTTTAGAAAAAAATTTAAAAAATCAATTCTTTCGAGTAGAAAAAGGTAATAAGATTCTATTTGAGAAAATGGCTATTGATTTAATGGGTAATTACCAGCGGTACAACCTGCCGGGAGTTTTAGCTATAGTGGATATTTTAAGGGATCAGGGTTATCTTATTTCGGATAACGACTTGCTGAGCGGTTTAGCCCGTGTGCAGAAATTAACGGGTTTTAAAGGGCGTTGGCAAATATTACAAGAAAATCCATTGGTAATTTGCGATACCGGGCACAATATAGATGGCATTAAGCAGGTAGTAGAACAATTACAAGCCACAACACAAAATAACCAGGTGCATTTTGTTTTTGGTGCTGTACAGGATAAAGACGTGAGCGAAATTTTAAAATTATTGCCGGCGGAATACCAATACTACTTTTGTCAAGCTCAAATACCCCGGGCTTTACCGGTAGATGAATTAATAAAATTAGCGGATGCAGCCGGTTTATCAGGTGAATCGTTTGCTACCGTTCCCGATGCTGTACAAGCAGCTAAAAGAAATGCTAGCCAAGAAGATATTGTTTTTATCGGCGGTAGTACCTTTGTGGTGGCAGAAATAGAAGAATTATAA
- a CDS encoding ExbD/TolR family protein has product MQLRGRKRITSHVETGSMNDIMFFLMLFFLIVSTMVNPNVIKLLLPSAKSGKAVTKQQINLSVNDKGEYFINKNPIVPDNLEQELGAVVAGIEEPTVVLRVDASLNVQTLVDILEVGNKLKIKMIMATQTPKA; this is encoded by the coding sequence ATGCAATTACGCGGACGGAAAAGGATTACCTCACACGTAGAAACCGGTTCGATGAACGACATCATGTTTTTCTTGATGTTGTTCTTTCTAATTGTTTCTACCATGGTTAACCCCAACGTAATAAAACTATTATTACCAAGTGCCAAAAGTGGTAAAGCGGTTACCAAACAGCAAATCAATTTATCAGTAAACGATAAAGGCGAGTATTTTATTAATAAAAACCCGATTGTACCGGATAACTTAGAACAAGAGCTGGGAGCCGTAGTAGCCGGCATAGAGGAACCAACGGTAGTTTTACGCGTAGATGCGTCTTTAAATGTGCAGACCTTAGTCGATATTCTGGAAGTAGGTAATAAATTAAAAATTAAGATGATTATGGCGACGCAAACGCCTAAAGCTTAA
- a CDS encoding HU domain-containing protein, whose protein sequence is MVLEHIQKLLFDHDCVIMPDFGGLITHYEPAKIHPVRHTFSPPAKRVAFNEKLKINDGLLISTLAYDNKLSADEAQRQVTRFVQELQRELNQNRKFDLKGIGIFRLNEESKVVFEYVENENYLSDSFGLPELLAKPVLAAEPVILRTLLKDQNQPAKVGFRNKINRYYRAATALVIGGVVVTGLYLLSLQTDYNVSAINPITLFQTDSAKDFDSSASAENDYASVKNNKTVEVQPVIEAASNETGDLVVDSSDLVATNNQDRNFQTEEASKIIRIETPTSEDKKQSSDKKLYTIADPKKLEIAPGEAVLISAKANPPEPAPKEEVRRNFTTEEINAALSANGSKIKPESISTAKPPVPSVITNPKPLNEALSVNKNTARPEISNEKTGSAGSTTIKPKAERFYVIVNGYSTYESAERNRKIIAKKGRSGQIIAPFGGAKLYRIAIAEYDSRELAMQNLPELKNKYGNTIWILKR, encoded by the coding sequence ATGGTATTAGAACATATTCAAAAATTATTGTTTGATCATGATTGTGTGATCATGCCTGATTTTGGCGGCCTGATTACGCATTATGAACCGGCCAAAATTCATCCGGTACGGCATACTTTTTCGCCGCCAGCCAAAAGAGTAGCTTTTAATGAAAAGCTTAAAATAAACGATGGCTTACTCATTAGCACGCTGGCCTACGATAATAAGTTAAGTGCCGACGAAGCACAAAGGCAAGTAACCCGTTTTGTTCAGGAATTGCAACGAGAGTTAAATCAGAACAGAAAATTCGATTTAAAAGGAATTGGTATTTTCCGGCTAAACGAAGAAAGTAAAGTAGTTTTTGAATACGTTGAAAATGAAAACTATCTAAGCGACTCATTTGGTTTACCTGAGCTTTTAGCTAAACCCGTACTTGCCGCAGAGCCGGTAATTTTACGTACGCTGCTTAAAGATCAGAATCAGCCTGCCAAGGTTGGTTTTCGAAATAAGATTAATCGGTACTACCGGGCAGCAACTGCTTTGGTTATCGGGGGAGTGGTTGTTACGGGCTTATATCTACTTTCATTGCAAACTGATTATAACGTAAGTGCCATTAATCCTATTACTTTGTTTCAGACGGATAGTGCGAAAGATTTTGATAGTTCGGCATCCGCAGAAAATGATTATGCTTCAGTTAAAAATAATAAAACAGTTGAAGTACAACCAGTAATAGAGGCAGCCTCAAACGAAACCGGTGATTTAGTAGTAGATAGTAGTGATTTAGTTGCTACTAATAACCAGGATCGCAATTTTCAAACGGAAGAAGCAAGCAAAATTATCCGTATTGAAACGCCTACTTCAGAAGACAAAAAGCAATCTTCTGATAAAAAGTTATATACCATAGCGGACCCCAAAAAGTTAGAGATTGCTCCCGGCGAAGCAGTTTTAATATCAGCTAAAGCTAATCCGCCAGAACCTGCTCCTAAAGAAGAGGTGCGGCGTAACTTTACCACGGAAGAAATAAATGCGGCTTTATCCGCCAATGGGTCTAAAATAAAGCCGGAATCTATAAGCACCGCTAAACCTCCGGTTCCTTCCGTTATAACTAATCCCAAACCACTTAATGAAGCACTGTCTGTAAATAAAAACACGGCTCGGCCGGAGATTTCTAATGAGAAGACAGGTTCAGCAGGATCCACTACAATTAAACCTAAAGCAGAGCGTTTCTACGTTATTGTAAATGGGTATTCTACTTACGAAAGTGCAGAACGAAACCGAAAAATTATTGCTAAAAAAGGTAGGTCCGGACAAATTATTGCTCCGTTTGGAGGAGCAAAATTATACCGTATTGCTATTGCGGAGTATGATTCACGGGAACTGGCAATGCAAAATTTACCTGAATTAAAAAACAAATACGGAAATACTATCTGGATACTTAAACGTTAA
- the trpF gene encoding phosphoribosylanthranilate isomerase has product MALITSVIVNGINNLSDARYCAGMGVDMIGFNLDDSQPGYMSPTDLQDIVGWVSGVKLVGEFRKTPVEQINELVDSCHLDYVQLNKQYLIDEIQQIKCPVIQRAHFTKDTIESELVEEMHLYKDHVAYFLVFSEDYTTIDDTNLRFLQDLARDFKVLIGLGISKENAMEVLQQINPAGIGLQGGQEIKPGLKDYDTLQEIFEVLEEV; this is encoded by the coding sequence ATGGCTTTAATCACTTCGGTAATTGTAAATGGGATTAATAATTTAAGTGATGCCCGTTATTGCGCTGGAATGGGGGTAGATATGATTGGTTTTAACTTGGATGATTCGCAACCCGGTTACATGTCACCGACGGACTTACAGGATATTGTGGGCTGGGTTTCGGGGGTAAAGTTGGTGGGAGAATTTAGAAAAACGCCGGTTGAACAAATTAACGAATTAGTAGATTCCTGTCATCTGGATTACGTGCAGCTCAATAAACAATACTTAATTGACGAAATTCAGCAGATAAAATGTCCGGTTATCCAACGGGCTCATTTTACGAAAGATACCATTGAAAGTGAACTAGTAGAGGAAATGCACCTGTACAAAGATCATGTAGCTTACTTTCTAGTTTTTTCTGAAGATTATACTACCATTGACGATACCAATCTCCGGTTTTTACAAGATTTAGCCCGCGATTTTAAAGTGCTTATTGGCTTAGGCATTAGCAAAGAAAACGCAATGGAGGTTTTACAACAAATAAACCCCGCTGGGATTGGCCTGCAAGGGGGCCAGGAAATTAAACCTGGTTTAAAAGACTACGACACGCTCCAGGAAATTTTTGAAGTACTGGAAGAAGTTTAA